From the Nodularia sphaerocarpa UHCC 0038 genome, the window TAACGGGTAAGTTACTGGGTCAAAAACGGGTTTAATGCCATGATGATTGAGAACTTCTAAATCACTTTCAAAAGTTCGTAGTAAGCGTTTACGTTCTTCTCGTTGTCTAGAGGCAATGGTAACTTTTTCTTCACCGTAAGCAATGCGTAGTAATGTGGGAACAGTGATGCGTTGTTCTTTGCCCATTTTGGTTTTAAACAGCAACCACAGCATTAATCTTACTGCGCCTTCATGTTGCTGCCAAATGCTCATAACAGTAGTTAATAGCGTTTTAGGTAAACTTCCATATTGATAAAATGCAGTTCGCTCTTTACAGGCTTGTTTGTTTAAGAAATACTGCGCCCATATTCCGGCTTTTACTTTAAAAGTTAATCCTACCAAATATTTACACCCCAAATCATCTTCTTGAAAGTGATGCTGAATATTGATTAAGTGCCATAAACGGCTCCCTGTGACTGAAAATCCTTGCAGGCGACCTTGTTCAGGCCAGTCAATGGAAATCATCAATGAACAAGCTTGCTGAACAATATTTTTGATTAAAGCTAGCTTGGCATTTTTGCTTAAATCTTTGCGCTTTTCTAAGCCTAAATATTTCTCAATTTGGCGTTCATCAACAGCAAATTCCTGTTCCCAAGGTTGATCTAAGGAGGTAGCATAAGCAGCAAACATGAGATGAATACAAGTTGCTCTAATATCAAGTGCTGCAATTGCGGCTAACTCAGTTGTGGGATTTCTAGGGTGTGCTTCTTGGCGATGTTCTGTGGGAAATGGAGCTTGGAGATGAAAGGCGATCGCACCCCGTCCTTGTTTAATTTTTCTTCCATAAGACAAATAACCTTCTTGATTAATTTCCCAATTCAGAGATGTACGTTGTGCTAATACATTACAAGCTTCCCAAATCACAATCGCCGAAGCAAAGGGATTATTTTGACCATTAGCAAATAAATCTGGGCTTGGTGCATCTCTCGGTTCAACTTTGCATCTGCCTTTTTTCGCTTGCCAAGGAATGGGAGAATTAGTTGGACAAGCTATTACACATTGGGGTTCAGGATAATAGCCCTCACAATTATTACAAAGACTAGGATCGATCCAATATTCATTGTTCTCTATTTTGATTGCACCCGTAGGACATTGGGGGCGGCAGTTGTCACATCCATCGCAATTGTTGTTAGGAATTGTATAAGGCATACGGATATCGGGCTTCTTCCCACTCTAATTGTTGAGATGTTTGGTTTAAATCTCCCCTGGATGTTTTTTCGATATTTATCACTTGCCACCAAATCATATTTTCAGCAAAAATAATCTTTGCTTGCTGTAATATTTCCCCACATTTATATTTTAATTAGACATCCAACTAGAAGATAATTTAGGCTTTAAAAGTTAGCCTCAAATTACTTGTTTATTAACTATACATTTCATAAATAATTAGATGAGTTTGTTCATAATGAGCGAGTAAAGTTTCCTTAATACTTTAATTAAAACTTTGGTTATAAACTGTTTTTTATGACCTGAGAGCATTACCTAAACTGTTTTTGTAGAACATAGATGCATTTGGTTAGGAAAATTCGCCTTCTTTATTAATAATTTTAATATTTAATGTGGTTGAAATTTCTGTTCCTGAATATACATTTTTCTATTTGTATGAAGAAAGGAACAAGATAATTTTTAAATTCCAAAAATAAACGCACTTAAATTTATTCAAAATGCCCTATTTTTATTTTATAAATAACAAACTATAAATCATTTAATGTAATCCCTAAACATATACAGAGTATTTATAAATACACTTGGGAATATATTGGTTATGCCCATGAAAGAAAAAATGTCATTATTTTTATGATCAATTTAATTTGCAACATAGACAAATGGTATTGATTTATATTTGGCAATACATAGGCTTACTGCTGCTGGAA encodes:
- a CDS encoding helix-turn-helix domain-containing protein; this translates as MPYTIPNNNCDGCDNCRPQCPTGAIKIENNEYWIDPSLCNNCEGYYPEPQCVIACPTNSPIPWQAKKGRCKVEPRDAPSPDLFANGQNNPFASAIVIWEACNVLAQRTSLNWEINQEGYLSYGRKIKQGRGAIAFHLQAPFPTEHRQEAHPRNPTTELAAIAALDIRATCIHLMFAAYATSLDQPWEQEFAVDERQIEKYLGLEKRKDLSKNAKLALIKNIVQQACSLMISIDWPEQGRLQGFSVTGSRLWHLINIQHHFQEDDLGCKYLVGLTFKVKAGIWAQYFLNKQACKERTAFYQYGSLPKTLLTTVMSIWQQHEGAVRLMLWLLFKTKMGKEQRITVPTLLRIAYGEEKVTIASRQREERKRLLRTFESDLEVLNHHGIKPVFDPVTYPLEIQPLWAKLMGIPEDPEEALEFWINDGGGNTRLTDSGPRGKWNLLMNARILSFELPPEWEQRTSESQKKPRRTVKSRRKTKITSDLPGEQILEARKNLQLSQRELAKLTGKSQSWIRDVENGRLKVKVEDQALLRKVLNID